DNA sequence from the Lysobacter silvisoli genome:
GGTGCCACCGTCCACGGAATCAGCAATTCGGCCTGCCAGCCTTGCTCGTTCTCGCTGACCGCCGACGACCAGTCGGTGTCCCAGTCCAGGTTCAGCAGGTTCTCGTTGGCCAGCACGCCGTCGCGCACCGAGCCGGACAGGTCGACGCCGAAGCTGTAGGCGTTGCGGCCGTCGCCGTCGAAATCGATGGCCACGGTGACCCGGTCGGCGGCGCGGTTCTGGTCGCGCTCCAAGCGCGGCTTGACCCGCTTGAACGCCGGCGACTGTTCCAGTTCGAAAGCCACGGCGATGCCCTCGGGCGTGGACAGCAGCCGCGCGCGGGTGCCCAGGCCTGCCGCCTGCGCTTCCAGCCGGTAGGGCTCGGTGACCTTGAAGTCGGTGTACACGCGCGCCTGTTGCCACTCGGGCTCGTCCAGCTTGCCGTCGACGACGATGGCCGCCTGCGCCCCGCCGGCGAAGGCCATAGGCAATACCAATCCAGCGCATGCCCAGGCATGCGTGCCGCGTTCTCTCGTAGTCATGCGATCCCCGGTGCGTTGCGTTCTACCGGGTTGGATGCGGCCGCACGAGCGCGGTTAGCCGGATTTCGCTACGGCGCAAACGACTGCGCCAGGCCGGTGAGGGCCTGGCGCCGAAGGGATCGGAGTTGCGATGCGATACGCGCTACTGGACCAGGCCGCGGTTCTGCTGCTGCGCCTGCTGCCAGCCCTGCTGGGTCGGCGCGGTGACGTTGTTGATCTCCTGGGTGTTCTGCTGGATGCTGCGGTTGAGCATATTGCTCTCGGGGTGGTGGATCACGTCGCGAGCGCCGCTGAATCCGTGGTCGCGCACCGCATACACCTCGCCTTCGTGGGTGAACACCCGCGAGATTTCCGGCATGTGGTTCTGCTTGGCGAACAGCGCCACCGAGGAGGCGAAATCCTGCTGCTTCTGCGGCGACCAGGCCGTGTACTCGGCTTGGACGCACTTGAGCGCGTTGCAGTACAGGGGATTATCCGAGTGGCGCTGGTCGTTCATCAGGATCGGCTGCTGCTGGCCCAAAGGCGGCTGCAGCACCGACCCCAACGACGGCTGCTGCGGCACCAGCGGCGGCGGGCTGCCGAAGCCGCCCTGCATCATCTGGAAGCCGCCGCCGTAGACCTGATGCACGGCGTTGCGGACCTGATCGCGCACGCCGGAGGACACCGTGAGCTGTTCCTCGGTGTAGTCGCCGCGCATGGGCTTGATCTCCACCTTGTCGCGGAACTGACCGTGCCGGTCCAGCTCCCACTCGTGACCGCTGTTGGCGCTGCGGCCGACCAGGCGCAGGTTGTCGGTGTCGTTGTAGGCATCCTTGGCATGGGCGCGGGTCAGGCCGCTGTCGGGCGCGTACTTGAGCATGTCCTTGGACAGGATCTCGAACGGCACGCGATGGTCGATGTCCAGCGCGTCGCGGGTGAGCAGCTGTCCCGAAGCGCCGCACTTGAACAGGTGGACCTGGGTCACGTTGCCGGTCGTCGGGCTCTTGAGATTGACCGAGGTCGCATAGGCCTCGCCCAGCTTGGCTTCGTACCACTTGCCCGCCACGGCGGCATCGAAGCTCAGGCCTTTGCGGCCTTCGTCGGGCGACCACGGCGTTTCCATGGTGGACTTGTTGCGGCGGGCCAGGTCGCGCTCCTGATCGTAGACGGGGCGCTGGGCGCTGGGATCGAAGCCCAGGCGGTCGTTGACCCACTTCTGCCATTCCGGCGAATTGGGGCCATGGGTGTTGTAGACCAGATCGGCGCTGTCGCGACCGCGGTTCTGCACCGCCGGCAACAGGCGCAGGTTGCCCACGTCGTTGTAGGCGCGGATCGCATCGGCCTGGTTGTCGACGCCCTTGTTGACGCAGTGCTGCTTCCACGGCGTGGCATGGTCGATGTCCAGGGCATCGATGCTGTGCCAGGTATCGGTGGTGGGGTTATGGAACAAGGCCACGGTGCCGTGGTCCTTGGTCTGCACCATCTCGCCGCGCATGTTCTTGAACGCCCACTCGTTGCGCATGTACTCGATCGTGGAATCGTAGAATCCCAGCGATTCGCGCGTGTCGCTTTGGTCCCAAGCCTTGTTTTGCAGCGTCGCTCCGTGCTCGGTAGGGCGATGCTCGCCGTAGCTGACTAGCGTGACGTGGTGACCGCTTTTCAGGGTGACGTCTTCGAAGGGCATGGCAAAACTCCTTTGCTACGACGCGTGCGCGTCCTTGAATGGCGTGCGACGGCGGTGCCGTCAGAACGTGAAAGAATGGCCCTGCGACTGCGCCTGCGCGCCCGGCTTGGGCACCGCCGGCAAGCGGTCGATGAAAGCGGTGTTCTGCTCCACCGTGACCTTGACCGCATCGGCGGCGGACAGGCCGACCGCGCGGCGGGAAGGCAGCTCCGGATCCTGGACCGCGAACAAGGTCCCGCCATCGGTCAGGAACGCGCGGTCGATCCCGCCCATCCTGGCGTCCTTGGCCGCGTACGCCATGGAACTGGCCGCGTTGCGCTGCTGCTCTTCGGACAAGCCGCCGTGTGCGGGCAGCGCGCGCAAGCTCTTCAGCGCCTGGTCGTAGAGCCGGTGGTCGGGGTGGCGTGGATTGTCCAGCAGCGGCGGCGAGGACGAACTCGCGGCCATCGACGATGGCGTCGCAAACGCCGACATCGACGGTTGCGGGCTCGACGACGAGCTGGCGGCCATCCCGAACGGCCCGCCGAAGGATGGCAGCGGCGCCGACGGCCCGGGCTTGGACTTGCCGGGCTTGTCGTCGCTCAGGTCCATGCCCTTCGCCGCCAGTTCGGGTTCCTCGTCGTCGTCGATGAACGCACGATCGTCGTCGTTCTCCAGGTCGGAATCGTCCGACAGCTCCGAGCCCGCATCGCGGTACTGGCCGAACTGGTTGAGCTCCCACTCGTGCGAACTGTTGGCGCTGCGCGAGATCAGGCGCAGGTTGCTGGTTTCGTTGTAGGCGTCCAGCGCATTGGCCTTGGTGGTGCCGCCCTGGGCGTACTTGACCATCTCGGTGGCCAGGATCTCGAACGGAACCTCGTGATCGATGTCGAAGGCGTCGCGGGTGACCAGCTGACGCGTCGCCGCGCACTGGAACAGCGGCACTTCGGTTTTCCTGCCGGTGGTGGGGCTGGTCAGTTCGACGGTGCCGGCGTAGGTCTGCTCCAGTTGATGGTTGTACCACTTGTCCAGCACGCGGGTATCGAAGCTCAGGCCCTTGCGGCCGTCCTCGGGCTCCCAGCTCGCGCCGGTGGTGGCCTTGGTGCGCCGGGCCAGATCGCTGCCCTCGTCGAAAGCGGGGTGCGACGCGGCGGCGTCGTAGCCGAAGTTCTTCTTCACCCAAGCCGCCACTTCCGGCGAGTCGTTGCCGTGCTCCTCGAGCATGTTCTCGAAGCTGTTGCGCGCGCGGTTGACCGTGGACGGCAGCAGACGCAGGTTGCCGACGTCGTTGTAGGCGCGGTTGGCGTCGGCGTAGTTGTCGACCTTCAGCGCCGTCAGGTGCTCCTTCCACGGCCTGGCGTGGTCGATGTCCAGGGCGTCGGCGGAATGCCAGGTGTCGGTGGAAGCGTTGTGGAACAGCAGCAGGTTGTGGCCCTTTCCGCTGCGGTCGGTCAGCGACACGGGCGTGGGCGACATGTGGGCGATGGCCCAGTCGTTGCGCATGTACTGGATGGTGGACTCGTAGAACGCCACACCGCTGCGCTTGTGGCTGGCATTCCAGGGCTTGGACTGCAGCGCGTCGCCGTGCGCGGGCGGCGGCACGTCTTCCCACTTGACCAGGGTGACATCGCGACCGCTTTCCAGTCGCACGGGAATGCGTTGGTGGCCCATGGTGCGTCTCCTTGTCGAAACTCGACATCCGTGAAAAGGCGACGCTCCCCCGCGGCGCCCGGCACCGACCCGTTCGTTGCGCCCACGTCGGGCGCGGGCGATGCGGGGCTCTCCGGCCCGGGGTCGGGCGTAACTATAAGCGCCCGCGTGCGGTCTCCGGAACGCCACGCGGGCGCAGCGGCGCGCACGCGCCGACGAACGCGCGGCCGCAGCATCCGGATCGTGCCGCTAGTTGTCCGGATCGAGAAACCGCTGTCCGGTTCGTGCGCGCCGCGGCGGCGGATGACCGCGGCGCGAGCCGCCGCTCAAGCGCGGCTGAAATCGCTGACCCAGTTGAGCTCCCAGGTCTTGCCCTCGTCGGCCGAACTCGATTGCGACCAGCGCGCGGTGCGCTCGGTGATGTTGGTCCAGGTCACGCGCGTGCGCACCGGCCGGCCCTGGTGGCTGTCGTCGCCATCGAAGCGGCCGATGCCGTCGGCGAAGCCGCCGCGCAACGGCGCGCCGATCGCGGTCGGCGCGCGTCCGTCCAGCCACCAGCTCAGCCATTGCCTGCGCGCCGGGTCGTAGGCGCGGAAGCCGACACCGCGCACGGTGCCGCTGGGGAAATTCATCACGTTGTCGCCGACGTTGCCGCGGCCGCCCAGGACCGGCCAGTTGACGAAGCTGCCGTCGAACTCGTCCCACTGGTCGCTATTGGCCAAACGCTGACGCAGGCGCCGGTGCTGCACCTTCCAGCGGCCGGCGAGGAAATCGAAATCGCGCTCGTAGCCGGGCAACAGCGGCAGCGGACTGGGTTCGGCCGCGGTGCGGGTGAACCAATTGCGCCAGTTCACTTCCCAGCTGCGGCCCTGATCGGGCGAGAACGCCTGCTCCCACCAGGGCTTGGCGCCGTGGATGTCGTGCCAGCGGAAACGCATGGTGATCGGCTTGCCCTTGAAGGTGTCGTCGCCGTAGAAGGTGCCGCCGTCGCCGTCGAAGCCGCCGCGTACCGGCGGGTCGATATGGGTTGGGTTACGGCCGTCGATCCACCAGATCGCCCAACGGTCGCTGGCCTCGTCGTAGGCGCGCAGGCCCAGCCCGTGATAGCGGCCGCCCGGCAGCTCGACGAGGTTGTCGTCCACCGTGCCCAAGCCGCCCAGCGTGGACCACACCGCGCTCTTGCCGCCGAACTCCTCCCACTCGTCGCTGCCGGCCAGGCGTTCGCGCAGGCGCCGGTGGTGCACGTCCCAGTTGCCGATCAGCCAGTCCCAGTCGTGCGCGCGAGCCGGCGCGGCAGCCGCGTGCGCCTGCAGCCAGGGCGGCAGGCCCAGCGCGGCGACGCCGCCGGCGGCCGCGGCGGCCAGCAACAGACGGCGGCGCGAGGGCAGCAACAGCTCGGCGTCTCGGGAGTAGGGGAAGGCAGGCGGGCGCAGCGGCATGGGACACTCCGGATTCGGCGTTTGCGAAAATGCGTCGAGCCGAAGCATGGCCAGCCGGCCGGCGCGGCGACCACTCAGGGTTGAGGCGGGAGGCTAAGTCAGGCTTATGGTCAGCGAACGGCGGTTCCCTTCCCTATCGGCGATCCGTGCGTTCGAAGCCGCGGCGCGGCTGGGCAGCTTCGCCAAGGCCGCGCAGGAGTTGGACACCACCGCCGCGTCGGTGAGCTACCACGTGCGCCGGCTGGAAGAGCAAACCGGCGTGCGCCTGTTCCTGCGTCACCCGCACCGGGTGGTGCTCACCGCCTCGGGCGAGCTGATCGCGCGCGAAGCCATCAGCGCCTTCGCCGCGCTGCGCGCGAGCTTCGCCCAGGCCGCCGAAGCCGACGAGGCGCAATTGGCGCTGACCACCCTGCCGAGCCTGGGCACCAGCTGGCTCACGCCCAAGCTCGGCCGCTTCCGCGCCAAGCACCCTGAGATCGCACTGGAACTGGATCTGTCGGCCGAAGCCCAGGACCTGAGCGCCAGCCGCTACGACGCGGCCATCCGCAACGGTCACGGCCGCTGGCCGGGCCTGCGCAGCGCCGAATTGTTTCCCAGCATCTTCATGCCGCTGTGCGCGCCGCAGCTGCGCGAAGCCGCCGCCGCGCTCGCCGATCCGCGCACCGCGCCGGAGGTGCCGCTGCTGGGCCGGCCGGACTGGTGGCGTCTGTGGTACCGCGCGCGCGGTCATGCCGACGGCCTGCCCTCGCGGCGCTTCGGCACCAACCTGTCGGCCGAATACCTGGACATCGCCGCGGCCGTCGCCGGCCAGGGCATCGCCATCGGCTCGCCGATCCTGTTCCGCAACGAAATCCAAGCCGGTCGCCTGGTGCCCGCGCACGACTTCGTCGCCAGCGACGGCCGCGCGTTCTGGTTCGTGTATCCGCTGGTGCGCCAGCACAGCGGCAAGATCGCGCGTTTCGGCGAGTGGATCGCCGACGAGGCCGCACGCGATCTGGCCGCGGCGCAGTCGTTCGTGCGTCGCGCGGTGACCGTGGCGACTTGACCGCCTGCCGCTGCGCGTCAGCTTGATGAACTTCGCCACATAAATGAATGCGACCTGCGTCGTTCGCAAAACGAGAACGCACGCGATGCTGCACTAGAGCGCCCCATGAGGCGCACTTATGAACTCCGCCTTCCGCAACAGGCCCGGCGCGTGCGCATCCTGATCGTGTGCCGCGGCAATCTCTGCCGCAGCCCTATGGCCGCGGTGTTGCTGCGCCATGCGCTGCCGGCCGCGCGGATCGAATCGGCGGGCCTGGCCGCGGTGGCCGGCGCGCCGATCGAGCCCCATGCACAGCGCGCACTGGCCAGGCTCGGATTGAGCGATGACGGCCATCGCGCACGCCAGTTCAGCCTGGACGCGCTAGCGGCGGCCGACTTGGTGCTGGCGATGGAACAGCGCCATATCGCTGCGCTGCTCGCGCTCGCGCCCGCGGCGCAGAGCAAGTGCGAACTGTTGTCGCGCTGGCTGGATCACCACGACATCGACGACCCCTACGGCCGCTCGCAAGCGCAATTCGACGAAATCTGCGCACGCATCGAAGCCTGCGTGCGCGCCTGGACACCGAAACTGCAAACCGACGCACGCATCGCGCTTGCGTGCGTTAGCGCTCATAACTGTGTCGTAGAACGTGATGATGTTCATTGAACTGAACCCCAGCGTAGCGCTTGCGCGGATTCACCACGGTGAATCTGAAACCTTCATCTAATCATCAACTTTTTCGCACTAGGCTCGCTTCCGCCTCGATGCGCGAACGGTCTTCGCACCGCACCCGCTCGTCGATGCATGCAGTGGTTGTTGCTGTGCGCACGCACACGGAAAGCAGCATCCGTATTTCCGTGATCCGTCCCCTCCCGAGGCGTGCGCATGAACGACCACAAGCTGGTAGCGGCTAGCGCCATCGCCTTGGCGGTGACCTTGTTCGCGATTTTTTCGATACGGCCCTGGGCGCGCCGCATCGGTTTGGTGGACAAGCCCGACGAGCGCAAACGCCATCGCGGCAAGATCCCGCTGATCGGCGGCCTGTGCTTTTTTCTCGGCACCCTGATCGGGCTCAGCTATCTGGGCTACTTCGACCGCTTCATGACCAGCCTGATGCTGGGTGCTGGCATGATCGTGGTCGCCGGCGCCATCGACGACGCACACCAGCTCAGCGTACGCGCGCGGCTGCTGATCGAGGCCGGCGCCACCGGCCTGGTCATCGTCATGTCCGGCTACTACGTGCGCAACCTCGGCGAGTTCGCGGTGATCGGCGACCAGTTCGGCCTGGGGCCGTTCGGCATCCCGTTCACCGTCGTGGCGGTGATCGGGCTGATCAACGCCTTCAACATGCTCGACGGCATCGACGGCCTGGCCGCGTCGGTGGCCATGACCTGCATCGCCGCGATCCTGCTGTTCGACGGCATGCACTGGTCGGCGCCGGGCGTGCTGTTCCTGCTGCAAGTGCTGTTCGCCGCCTTGATCCCCTATCTGTTCGTCAACCTGGGCTGGCCCGACGGCCGCAAGATCTTCATGGGCGACGCCGGCAGCACCCTGATCGGCTTCGTCCTGGCCTGGAGCCTGATCTACATGAGCCACCCGCGCGTCGGGCGGCTGGCGCCCGTGGACGTGATGTGGTGCGTGGCGGTGCCGGTGATGGACACGCTGTCGGTGATGTACCACCGCATGCGCGCGGGCCGCTCGCCGTTCCACGCCGACCGCCGCCATATCCATCACTTGTTGCTGGACACCGGCTTGAAGCCGCGCGCGGCGCTGGTGCTGATCCTGGCCTTCTACGGGCTGCTGGTGGGTGTGGGCTACGGTCTGCGCGAAGCGCCGGAGCCGGTCAGCGGCGCGGTGTTCCTGATCGCGCTGGTCGCCTACGTGCTGGGCGCGGCGCCCTTGCTGAGCCGGATGCAATCGGCGCGAACGCGTCGCGCGGCCGCCTACGCTGCTGCCGCGCCCCATTTCGACGATGCGCCCATCGCGGCGGACCACGCGGCCGAACAAGCGCCGCCGCTCAAGACCCTGTGCCTGTTCGCCGACCCGCCCGACTCGGTGCAGATCGCGCCGATCGCGCAATGCCTGGCCCAGGACGAACGTTTCGAATCGACCTTGTGCGTGACCACGCCCGGCGAGGCCACCGCGGCTGCGCAGGTGCTGGACGAATTCGGCCTGGCCGCCGACATCGAGGTCGGCATGCCCGCGCCCGAACATGCGGGCAGCGAAATCATGGCCGTCTCGCTGGACGGGCTGC
Encoded proteins:
- a CDS encoding LysR substrate-binding domain-containing protein, producing the protein MVSERRFPSLSAIRAFEAAARLGSFAKAAQELDTTAASVSYHVRRLEEQTGVRLFLRHPHRVVLTASGELIAREAISAFAALRASFAQAAEADEAQLALTTLPSLGTSWLTPKLGRFRAKHPEIALELDLSAEAQDLSASRYDAAIRNGHGRWPGLRSAELFPSIFMPLCAPQLREAAAALADPRTAPEVPLLGRPDWWRLWYRARGHADGLPSRRFGTNLSAEYLDIAAAVAGQGIAIGSPILFRNEIQAGRLVPAHDFVASDGRAFWFVYPLVRQHSGKIARFGEWIADEAARDLAAAQSFVRRAVTVAT
- a CDS encoding low molecular weight phosphotyrosine protein phosphatase; translation: MRILIVCRGNLCRSPMAAVLLRHALPAARIESAGLAAVAGAPIEPHAQRALARLGLSDDGHRARQFSLDALAAADLVLAMEQRHIAALLALAPAAQSKCELLSRWLDHHDIDDPYGRSQAQFDEICARIEACVRAWTPKLQTDARIALACVSAHNCVVERDDVH
- a CDS encoding UDP-N-acetylglucosamine 2-epimerase, coding for MNDHKLVAASAIALAVTLFAIFSIRPWARRIGLVDKPDERKRHRGKIPLIGGLCFFLGTLIGLSYLGYFDRFMTSLMLGAGMIVVAGAIDDAHQLSVRARLLIEAGATGLVIVMSGYYVRNLGEFAVIGDQFGLGPFGIPFTVVAVIGLINAFNMLDGIDGLAASVAMTCIAAILLFDGMHWSAPGVLFLLQVLFAALIPYLFVNLGWPDGRKIFMGDAGSTLIGFVLAWSLIYMSHPRVGRLAPVDVMWCVAVPVMDTLSVMYHRMRAGRSPFHADRRHIHHLLLDTGLKPRAALVLILAFYGLLVGVGYGLREAPEPVSGAVFLIALVAYVLGAAPLLSRMQSARTRRAAAYAAAAPHFDDAPIAADHAAEQAPPLKTLCLFADPPDSVQIAPIAQCLAQDERFESTLCVTTPGEATAAAQVLDEFGLAADIEVGMPAPEHAGSEIMAVSLDGLQRVMDEVQPDLVLVPGDTSATLVASLAAHYHHVPVICVDPVVARADGEAIDEPSRRIALSLAALHVAADDDAGRQLIELGVPAERVLVAGDPDNDADACARVADALANLRPAAHTAVPSSWGAGSPLSSAADRAWQSP
- a CDS encoding GH-E family nuclease, whose amino-acid sequence is MPFEDVTLKSGHHVTLVSYGEHRPTEHGATLQNKAWDQSDTRESLGFYDSTIEYMRNEWAFKNMRGEMVQTKDHGTVALFHNPTTDTWHSIDALDIDHATPWKQHCVNKGVDNQADAIRAYNDVGNLRLLPAVQNRGRDSADLVYNTHGPNSPEWQKWVNDRLGFDPSAQRPVYDQERDLARRNKSTMETPWSPDEGRKGLSFDAAVAGKWYEAKLGEAYATSVNLKSPTTGNVTQVHLFKCGASGQLLTRDALDIDHRVPFEILSKDMLKYAPDSGLTRAHAKDAYNDTDNLRLVGRSANSGHEWELDRHGQFRDKVEIKPMRGDYTEEQLTVSSGVRDQVRNAVHQVYGGGFQMMQGGFGSPPPLVPQQPSLGSVLQPPLGQQQPILMNDQRHSDNPLYCNALKCVQAEYTAWSPQKQQDFASSVALFAKQNHMPEISRVFTHEGEVYAVRDHGFSGARDVIHHPESNMLNRSIQQNTQEINNVTAPTQQGWQQAQQQNRGLVQ
- a CDS encoding XVIPCD domain-containing protein; the encoded protein is MGHQRIPVRLESGRDVTLVKWEDVPPPAHGDALQSKPWNASHKRSGVAFYESTIQYMRNDWAIAHMSPTPVSLTDRSGKGHNLLLFHNASTDTWHSADALDIDHARPWKEHLTALKVDNYADANRAYNDVGNLRLLPSTVNRARNSFENMLEEHGNDSPEVAAWVKKNFGYDAAASHPAFDEGSDLARRTKATTGASWEPEDGRKGLSFDTRVLDKWYNHQLEQTYAGTVELTSPTTGRKTEVPLFQCAATRQLVTRDAFDIDHEVPFEILATEMVKYAQGGTTKANALDAYNETSNLRLISRSANSSHEWELNQFGQYRDAGSELSDDSDLENDDDRAFIDDDEEPELAAKGMDLSDDKPGKSKPGPSAPLPSFGGPFGMAASSSSSPQPSMSAFATPSSMAASSSSPPLLDNPRHPDHRLYDQALKSLRALPAHGGLSEEQQRNAASSMAYAAKDARMGGIDRAFLTDGGTLFAVQDPELPSRRAVGLSAADAVKVTVEQNTAFIDRLPAVPKPGAQAQSQGHSFTF